The Chanos chanos chromosome 6, fChaCha1.1, whole genome shotgun sequence genome includes a region encoding these proteins:
- the prpf8 gene encoding pre-mRNA-processing-splicing factor 8 yields MAATFPYRGVPPGMPPGVPPPAPVPDYMSEEKLQEKARKWQQLQAKRYSEKRKFGFVDAQKEDMPPEHVRKIIRDHGDMTNRKFRHDKRVYLGALKYMPHAVLKLLENMPMPWEQIRDVPVLYHITGAISFVNEIPWVIEPVYIAQWGTMWIMMRREKRDRRHFKRMRFPPFDDEEPPLDYADNILDVEPLEAIQMELDPEEDVSVVDWLYEHQPLKDNTKYVNGATYRRWQFTLPMMSTLYRLANQLLTDLVDDNYFYLFDLKAFFTSKALNMAIPGGPKFEPLVRDINLQDEDWNEFNDINKIIIRQPIRTEYKIAFPYLYNNLPHHVHLTWYHTPNVVFIKTEDPDLPAFYFDPLINPISHRHSVKSQEPLPDDDEEFELPEYVEPFLKETPLYTDNTANGIALLWAPRPFNLRSGRTRRAIDIPLIKNWYREHCPAGQPVKVRVSYQKLLKYYVLNALKHRPPKAQKKRYLFRSFKATKFFQSTKLDWVEVGLQVCRQGYNMLNLLIHRKNLNYLHLDYNFNLKPVKTLTTKERKKSRFGNAFHLCREVLRLSKLVVDSHVQYRLGNVDAFQLADGLQYIFAHVGQLTGMYRYKYKLMRQIRMCKDLKHLIYYRFNTGPVGKGPGCGFWAPGWRVWLFFMRGITPLLERWLGNLLARQFEGRHSKGVAKTVTKQRVESHFDLELRAAVMHDILDMMPEGIKQNKARTILQHLSESWRCWKANIPWKVPGLPTPIENMILRYVKAKADWWTNTAHYNRERIRRGATVDKTVCKKNLGRLTRLYLKAEQERQHNYLKDGPYITAEEAVAIYTTTVHWLESRRFSPIPFPPLSYKHDTKLLILALERLKEAYSVKSRLNQSQREELGLIEQAYDNPHEALSRIKRHLLTQRAFKEVGIEFMDLYSHLVPVYDVEPLEKITDAYLDQYLWYEADKRRLFPPWIKPADTEPPPLLVYKWCQGINNLQDVWDTTEGECNVMLESRFEKMYEKIDLTLLNRLLRLIVDHNIADYMTAKNNVVINYKDMNHTNSYGIIRGLQFASFIVQYYGLVMDLLVLGLHRASEMAGPPQMPNDFLSFQDTATESAHPIRLYCRYIDRIHIFFRFSADDARDLIQRYLTEHPDPNNENIVGYNNKKCWPRDARMRLMKHDVNLGRAVFWDIKNRLPRSVTTVQWENSFVSVYSKDNPNLLFNMCGFECRILPKCRTSYEEFTHKDGVWNLQNEVTKERTAQCFLRVDDESMQRFHNRVRQILMASGSTTFTKIVNKWNTALIGLMTYFREAVVNTQELLDLLVKCENKIQTRIKIGLNSKMPSRFPPVVFYTPKELGGLGMLSMGHVLIPQSDLRWSKQTDVGITHFRSGMSHEEDQLIPNLYRYIQPWESEFIDSQRVWAEYALKRQEAIAQNRRLTLEDLEDSWDRGIPRINTLFQKDRHTLAYDKGWRVRTDFKQYQVLKQNPFWWTHQRHDGKLWNLNNYRTDMIQALGGVEGILEHTLFKGTYFPTWEGLFWEKASGFEESMKWKKLTNAQRSGLNQIPNRRFTLWWSPTINRANVYVGFQVQLDLTGIFMHGKIPTLKISLIQIFRAHLWQKIHESIVMDLCQVFDQELDALEIETVQKETIHPRKSYKMNSSCADILLFASYKWNVSRPSLLADSKDLMDSTTTQKYWIDIQLRWGDYDSHDIERYARAKFLDYTTDNMSIYPSPTGVLIAIDLAYNLHSAYGNWFPGSKPLIQQAMAKIMKANPALYVLRERIRKGLQLYSSEPTEPYLSSQNYGELFSNQIIWFVDDTNVYRVTIHKTFEGNLTTKPINGAIFIFNPRTGQLFLKIIHTSVWAGQKRLGQLAKWKTAEEVAALIRSLPVEEQPKQIIVTRKGMLDPLEVHLLDFPNIVIKGSELQLPFQACLKVEKFGDLILKATEPQMVLFNLYDDWLKTISSYTAFSRLILILRALHVNNDRAKVILKPDKTTITEPHHIWPTLTDEEWIKVEVQLKDLILADYGKKNNVNVASLTQSEIRDIILGMEISAPSQQRQQIAEIEKQTKEQSQLTATQTRTVNKHGDEIITSTTSNYETQTFSSKTEWRVRAISAANLHLRTNHIYVSSDDIKETGYTYILPKNVLKKFICISDLRAQIAGYLYGTSPPDNPQVKEIRCIVMVPQWGTHQTVHLPNQLPQHEYLKEMEPLGWIHTQPNESPQLSPQDVTTHAKVMADNPSWDGEKTIIITCSFTPGSCTLTAYKLTPSGYEWGRQNTDKGNNPKGYLPSHYERVQMLLSDRFLGFFMVPGQVSWNYNFMGVRHDPNMKYDLQLANPKEFYHEVHRPSHFLNFASLQEGEIYNADREDMYA; encoded by the exons ATGGCAGCCACATTCCCTTACAGAGGTGTTCCCCCTGGAATGCCACCAGGGGTACCTCCACCCGCTCCAGTGCCAGACTACATGTCTGAAGAGAAACTGCAAGAGAAAG CTCGTAAATGGCAGCAGCTACAGGCAAAACGCTACTCTGAGAAGAGAAAGTTTGGCTTTGTGGATGCTCAGAAGGAGGACATGCCACCTGAGCATGTGCGAAAGATCATCAGGGACCACGGTGACATGACCAACAGGAAGTTCCGTCATGACAAGAGAGTCTATCTTGG TGCACTGAAGTACATGCCTCACGCTGTGCTGAAGTTGCTGGAGAATATGCCCATGCCCTGGGAGCAGATCAGAGACGTCCCAGTGCTCTACCACATCACAGGAGCCATCTCCTTCGTCAATGAGATTCCATGGGTCATCGAACCTGTCTACATTGCGCAGTGGGG GACCATGTGGATCATGATGCGTCGTGAGAAGAGGGACAGACGTCATTTTAAGCGCATGCGCTTCCCACCCTTTGATGATGAAGAGCCTCCTTTGGATTATGCTGATAACATCCTGGACGTGGAGCCCCTGGAGGCCATCCAGATGGAGCTGGACCCAGAGGAGGATGTCTCTGTGGTGGACTGGCTGTATGAGCACCAGCCCTTGAAGGACAACACAAA GTATGTGAATGGTGCCACATACCGACGTTGGCAGTTCACCTTGCCCATGATGTCCACTCTGTACCGTCTGGCCAATCAGCTGTTAACTGACCTGGTGGACGACAACTACTTCTACCTGTTTGACCTGAAAGCTTTCTTCACCTCAAAGGCTCTGAACATGGCAATTCCTGGAGGGCCCAAGTTTGAGCCCTTGGTTAGAGACATCAATCTCCA GGATGAAGACTGGAATGAGTTTAATGACATCAACAAGATCATCAtcagacagccaatcaggacaGAGTATAAGATTGCATTCCCGTACCTGTACAACAACCTGCCTCACCATGTGCATCTCACTTG GTACCACACACCCAACGTGGTTTTCATTAAGACTGAGGATCCTGATCTGCCTGCCTTCTACTTTGATCCTCTGATCAACCCCATCTCTCACCGACACTCTGTCAAA AGTCAGGAGCCCCTCcctgatgatgatgaggaaTTTGAGCTGCCGGAGTACGTGGAGCCCTTCCTCAAAGAAACCCCCCTGTACACCGACAACACAGCCAATGGCATTGCTTTGCTCTGGGCTCCTCGGCCTTTCAATCTGCGTTCAGGGAGAACACGACGTGCCATCGACATACCTCTCATCAAAAACTG GTACCGTGAGCACTGTCCTGCTGGCCAGCCGGTGAAAGTCCGCGTGTCTTACCAGAAGCTTCTGAAGTACTATGTGCTCAatgctctcaaacacagaccacCCAAAGCACAGAAGAAGAG gTACCTGTTCCGCTCCTTTAAGGCCACCAAGTTCTTCCAATCGACTAAGCTGGATTGGGTGGAGGTTGGGCTGCAGGTGTGTCGTCAGGGGTACAACATGCTTAACCTGTTGATTCACAGAAAGAACCTCAACTATCTTCACTTGGACTACAACTTTAACCTGAAGCCTGTCAAGACCCTCACCACAAAG GAGCGTAAGAAGTCCCGATTCGGGAACGCGTTCCACTTGTGTAGAGAGGTTCTCCGTCTGAGCAAACTGGTGGTGGACAGCCATGTCCAGTACAGACTGGGAAACGTTGATGCCTTCCAG TTGGCAGACGGACTTCAGTACATCTTCGCCCACGTGGGTCAGCTGACTGGCATGTACCGTTACAAGTACAAACTCATGAGGCAGATCAGGATGTGCAAAGACTTGAAGCATCTCATCTACTACCGCTTCAACACA GGGCCAGTCGGGAAGGGTCCGGGCTGTGGTTTCTGGGCTCCAGGCTGGAGAGTCTGGCTGTTTTTCATGAGAGGTATCACCCCTCTGCTGGAGAGATGGCTAGGCAACCTGCTCGCCAGGCAGTTCGAAG GCCGACACTCTAAGGGTGTGGCAAAAACGGTCACCAAGCAGCGCGTGGAGTCTCACTTTGACCTGGAGCTCCGAGCTGCGGTGATGCACGACATCCTGGACATGATGCCTGAGGGtatcaagcaaaacaaagccaggACCATCCTGCAGCATCTCAGCGAGTCCTGGAGGTGCTGGAAGGCCAACATTCCCTGGAAG gttccAGGACTTCCAACCCCCATCGAGAACATGATCCTTCGCTACGTGAAGGCCAAAGCTGACTGGTGGACGAACACAGCCCACTACAACCGTGAGCGAATCAGGCGAGGTGCAACAGTGGACAAGACTGTCTGCAAGAAGAACCTGGGTCGCCTCACTCGACTCTACCTGAAGGCTGAACAGGAGAGACAGCACAATTACCTGAAG GATGGTCCATACATTACAGCAGAGGAGGCCGTGGCCATTTACACCACCACTGTGCACTGGCTGGAGAGCCGTCGTTTCTCCCCTATCCCTTTCCCTCCGCTCTCCTACAAACACGACACCAAACTGCTCATCCTTGCTCTGGAGAGGCTCAAGGAAGCCTATAG CGTGAAGTCCAGGTTGAACCAATCGCAGCGAGAGGAGCTGGGTCTGATTGAACAGGCCTATGACAACCCTCACGAAGCTTTGTCCAGGATCAAACGTCATTTATTAACCCAGAGAGCCTTCAAAGAG gTTGGCATAGAGTTCATGGACCTCTACAGTCACCTGGTGCCAGTGTACGACGTGGAGCCCTTGGAGAAGATTACTGACGCCTACCTGGACCAGTACCTCTGGTACGAGGCGGACAAACGCAGGCTCTTTCCTCCCTGGATCAAACCGGCCGACACAGAACCGCCACCTTTGCTTGTCTACAAATGGTGCCAAG GCATCAACAATCTTCAGGATGTGTGGGACACCACGGAAGGTGAATGCAACGTCATGTTGGAGTCACGATTTGAGAAGATGTACGAGAAGATCGACCTCACGCTGCTCAACAGGCTGCTGCGTCTCATCGTTGACCACAACATCGCTGATTACATGACAGCCAAGAACAACGTTGTCATTAACTACAAG GACATGAATCACACCAACTCCTACGGCATCATCCGTGGTCTGCAGTTCGCCTCCTTCATTGTGCAGTATTATGGACTGGTGATGGACCTACTGGTCCTGGGTCTGCATCGCGCCAGTGAGATGGCAGGACCACCGCAGATGCCCAACGACTTCTTAAGCTTCCAGGACACAGCCACCGAGAGTGCTCACCCAATACGTCTTTACTGCAGATACATCGACCGCATCCACATCTTCTTCAG GTTCTCGGCTGATGATGCCAGGGACTTAATTCAGAGGTACCTGACAGAACATCCTGACCCAAACAATGAGAATATCGTTGGCTACAACAATAAGAAGTGCTGGCCCAGAGATGCTCGCATGAGGCTGATGAAGCATGACGTTAACCT GGGCCGTGCCGTGTTCTGGGATATCAAGAACCGTTTGCCTCGTTCGGTGACCACGGTGCAGTGGGAGAACAGCTTCGTGTCCGTGTACAGCAAAGACAATCCCAACCTGCTCTTCAACATGTGCGGTTTCGAGTGTCGCATCCTGCCCAAGTGCCGCACCAGTTACGAGGAGTTCACCCACAAGGACGGCGTGTGGAACCTGCAGAACGAG gtgacGAAGGAAAGGACTGCCCAGTGCTTCCTGCGTGTTGACGACGAGTCCATGCAGAGATTCCACAACAGAGTCCGCCAGATTCTCATGGCGTCTGGATCTACCACCTTTACCAAG ATTGTCAACAAATGGAACACGGCCCTGATTGGGTTGATGACCTACTTCCGTGAGGCCGTGGTGAACACTCAGGAGCTGCTCGACCTGCTGGTTAAGTGTGAAAACAAGATCCAGACACGTATCAAGATCGGACTGAACTCCAAAATGCCCAGCCGTTTCCCCCCAGTGGTCTTTTACACGCCCAAAGAGTTGGGAGGTCTGGGCATGTTGTCCATGGGCCATGTACTCATCCCACAGTCAGATCTGAG GTGGTCTAAACAGACAGATGTGGGCATCACTCATTTCCGTTCTGGTATGAGCCACGAGGAGGATCAGCTGATTCCCAATCTTTACCGTTACATCCAGCCCTGGGAGAGCGAGTTCATCGACTCTCAGAGAGTCTGGGCTGAGTATGCTCTCAAGAGACAGGAGGCCATCGCCCAGAACAG GCGACTGACACTGGAAGATTTGGAAGACTCCTGGGACAGAGGCATTCCCCGTATCAACACGCTCTTCCAGAAGGACAGACACACGCTTGCCTACGACAAAGGCTGGAGAGTCCGAACAGACTTCAAACAGTATCAG GTACTGAAACAGAACCCGTTCTGGTGGACCCACCAGAGACACGATGGCAAACTGTGGAACCTAAACAACTACCGGACAGACATGATCCAGGCTTTGGGCGGAGTGGAAGGAATCTTGGAGCACACGCTTTTTAAGGGAACGTACTTTCCAACCTGGGAGGGTCTCTTCTG GGAAAAGGCCAGTGGCTTTGAGGAGTCCATGAAGTGGAAGAAACTGACCAATGCTCAGAGATCCGGTCTGAATCAGATCCCCAATCGTCGCTTCACGCTCTGGTGGTCTCCCACCATCAACAGAGCCAAT GTGTACGTGGGTTTCCAGGTGCAGCTGGATCTCACTGGAATCTTTATGCATGGCAAAATCCCAACCCTCAAGATTTCTCTGATCCAGATCTTCAGAGCTCACTTGTGGCAGAAGATCCATGAGAGCATTGTCATGGATCTCTGTCAG GTGTTTGACCAAGAGCTTGACGCTCTGGAAATAGAGACGGTCCAGAAAGAGACCATTCATCCCAGAAAGTCCTACAAAATGAATTCCTCCTGCGCTGACATTCTTCTCTTTGCCTCCTATAAGTGGAATGTCTCACGGCCATCTCTGCTCGCAGACTCAAA GGACTTGATGGACAGCACCACCACTCAGAAGTACTGGATTGACATTCAGCTCAGGTGGGGAGATTACGACTCCCATGACATTGAGAGATATGCCAGGGCTAAATTCCTTGACTACACCACGGACAACATGAGTATCTACCCATCTCCCACTGGGGTCCTGATTGCCATTGACTTGGCCTACAATCTACAcag TGCCTATGGAAACTGGTTCCCGGGAAGCAAACCTCTGATCCAACAGGCCATGGCCAAGATCATGAAGGCCAACCCTGCTCTGTATGTGCTGAGGGAGCGCATCCGTAAAGGCCTGCAGCTCTACTCCTCCGAGCCCACCGAGCCCTACCTGTCCTCCCAGAACTACGGAGAGCTCTTCTCCAACCAGATCATCTGGTTTGTGGATGACACCAACGTGTACAGAGTCACCATCCACAAG ACCTTTGAGGGTAACTTGACCACAAAACCCATCAATGGGGCTATTTTCATCTTCAATCCGAGAACCGGGCAGCTCTTCCTGAAAATCATCCACACATCTGTGTGGGCAGGACAGAAGCGTCTTGGCCAG CTGGCCAAGTGGAAGACTGCTGAGGAAGTGGCTGCCCTGATCCGATCACTGCCTGTTGAGGAGCAGCCCAAGCAGATCATTGTAACCAGGAAAGGAATGTTGGATCCTCTTGAG GTTCACTTGTTAGATTTCCCTAACATTGTGATCAAGGGCTCTGAGCTGCAGCTGCCTTTCCAGGCCTGTCTGAAGGTTGAGAAGTTTGGTGACCTCATTCTGAAGGCCACAGAGCCACAGATGGTCCTGTTCAATCTCTATGACGACTGGCTCAAGACCATCTCCTCCTACACT GCGTTCTCCCGTCTGATCCTGATCCTGAGGGCGTTGCATGTGAATAACGACCGCGCTAAAGTCATCCTGAAACCAGACAAAACCACCATCACAGAACCGCACCACATCTGGCCTACCCTGACAGACGAGGAATGGATCAAGGTGGAGGTGCAACTCAAAGACCTCATCCTGGCTGACTATGGCAAGAAGAACAA tGTGAACGTGGCGTCTCTGACTCAGTCTGAGATTAGGGACATCATTTTGGGAATGGAGATCTCTGCTCCGTCCCAGCAGAGACAGCAGATTGCCGAGATTGAGAAACAGACCAAGGAGCAGTCTCAGCTGACCGCCACGCAGACTCGCACCGTCAACAAACACGGCGACGAGATCATCACTTCCACCACCAGCAACTATGAGACCCAGACCTTCTCCTCCAAAACCGAATGGAGAGTCAG GGCCATCTCTGCTGCTAATCTGCACTTGCGTACAAACCACATCTACGTGTCATCAGATGACATCAAGGAAACTGGCTACACTTACATTCTGCCTAAGAACGTTCTGAAAAAGTTTATCTGCATCTCTGATCTCCGTGCACAG ATTGCAGGCTACCTGTATGGCACAAGTCCTCCAGACAACCCCCAGGTGAAGGAGATCCGTTGTATAGTAATGGTTCCACAGTGGGGAACACACCAGACCGTTCATCTGCCCAATCAGCTCCCACAGCATGAGTACCTCAAG